The Chryseobacterium geocarposphaerae genome window below encodes:
- a CDS encoding cob(I)yrinic acid a,c-diamide adenosyltransferase produces the protein MKIYTKTGDKGQTALYGGTRVSKASARVDSYGNIDELNSFIGIAKSHIEDQDVLRQLKKIQFDLFTVGSEAATPVDKLMLANGKSRLPLIISETEIEELENWMDAFDEKLEPLQYFILPGGGKSATFLHAARTICRRAERSLVFLNESEEVRPELIKYLNRLSDYLFVLARYISKINNEPEEYWNPNER, from the coding sequence ATGAAAATTTACACGAAAACAGGAGATAAAGGTCAGACTGCTTTGTATGGCGGAACAAGGGTTTCAAAAGCAAGTGCAAGAGTTGACAGTTACGGAAATATAGACGAACTGAATTCATTCATTGGAATTGCCAAAAGCCATATTGAGGATCAGGACGTTTTAAGGCAATTAAAGAAAATCCAGTTCGATTTATTTACGGTAGGTTCAGAAGCGGCAACTCCCGTAGATAAACTGATGTTGGCGAATGGAAAATCCCGTTTACCATTAATTATTTCTGAAACTGAAATTGAAGAACTGGAAAACTGGATGGATGCTTTTGATGAAAAATTGGAACCCTTACAATATTTTATTCTTCCCGGAGGTGGAAAATCGGCAACGTTTTTACATGCCGCAAGAACGATTTGCAGAAGAGCAGAACGTTCTTTAGTTTTCTTAAACGAATCGGAGGAAGTACGTCCGGAACTGATTAAATACCTGAACAGACTTTCAGATTACCTGTTTGTGTTAGCAAGGTATATTTCAAAAATCAATAACGAACCGGAAGAATACTGGAATCCGAATGAAAGATAA